In Aquimarina sp. TRL1, a single window of DNA contains:
- a CDS encoding Lrp/AsnC ligand binding domain-containing protein: MKNQGNSIKIDGTDKEILRNLMEDARRPILEIARKINISGAAIHQRLRKLEASGLIAGSKFIIDPKILGYKTMAFVGVYLDKAVSNPKAVKQLEEIPEVIECHYTTGNWSIFIKILCKDNEHLMTVLNKNIQAIEGVSRTETFISLDQQIDRQIKI; this comes from the coding sequence ATGAAGAATCAAGGAAATAGTATAAAAATAGATGGTACAGACAAAGAGATTTTACGAAATCTTATGGAAGATGCCAGAAGACCCATCTTAGAGATTGCCCGAAAAATAAACATCTCGGGAGCAGCCATCCATCAACGCTTAAGAAAACTGGAAGCTTCTGGACTTATTGCAGGATCCAAATTTATTATAGATCCTAAAATATTAGGGTACAAAACTATGGCATTTGTCGGAGTATACTTAGACAAAGCCGTCAGCAACCCAAAAGCTGTTAAACAATTAGAAGAAATTCCTGAAGTAATCGAATGCCATTATACTACCGGAAACTGGTCTATCTTTATCAAAATCCTTTGTAAAGACAACGAACATCTCATGACTGTATTAAATAAAAACATTCAGGCAATCGAAGGGGTTTCCAGAACAGAGACTTTTATATCACTGGATCAGCAAATCGACAGGCAAATAAAGATATAA
- a CDS encoding carboxypeptidase-like regulatory domain-containing protein has translation MNSYFFFFILLISTCSLFGQRTYDIHGQILKENTEAPIPGTTIFFSSKGNFYGTSTDENGYFQINNLSKGTYEIAINDSNYQSKKETIIVTDNNEPLLFFLTPIISISEKTTHQLSFQKDNHKNQNKQQRTLPKEEE, from the coding sequence ATGAATTCTTATTTTTTCTTCTTTATTCTACTCATATCCACCTGTTCATTGTTTGGACAGCGAACGTATGATATACACGGACAAATACTGAAAGAAAACACAGAGGCTCCTATACCTGGAACAACTATATTTTTTAGCTCTAAAGGTAATTTTTACGGAACTTCTACAGATGAAAATGGGTATTTCCAGATAAATAATTTATCAAAAGGAACCTATGAAATCGCTATTAACGATTCTAATTATCAATCCAAAAAAGAAACTATTATCGTAACAGATAATAACGAACCGTTGCTTTTCTTTTTAACCCCTATTATATCCATATCAGAAAAAACAACTCATCAGCTTTCTTTTCAAAAAGATAATCACAAGAATCAAAACAAACAACAAAGAACGCTTCCTAAAGAAGAAGAATAG